One Candidatus Hydrogenedentota bacterium genomic region harbors:
- a CDS encoding HAD family phosphatase, translating into MTASRPKFAPPETATRLLAALGDEFAVVENPSHVFPPYELYPLAPARRTVRDTLAAAVMDMDGTTTTTEPLCINALQTMVGRISGRDTDPGWPGLDPERDYPHIIGNSTTRHVEYLLRAYASTIDPACFMRALVHAAAWTVGFSRDASRRHDLDTMLTVLGIASLKSDPRFVALSEVERHNGPDARAALSALAGELAGYYPASDFARLTRASVEIYYQRYHELLGAVAAADGKPLPAWLNPPEGGVLIQPMPGIGEFLALITGLLGAEASRLAPQLHEALGAGGLTADAPDKTLRQLGEHFAKRPAKVALVTSSIAYEAGIVLHEVFRQLHAECASWGLSDNVTERVRARLETPEVFYDAIVTASDSCEIRLKPHRDLYSIALGRIGLNPEEFGNVAGFEDSESGTIAIRAAGISVCCALPFHLTSGHGFQAASHTCPGGLPEVMLRERCFLP; encoded by the coding sequence ATGACCGCTTCCCGCCCCAAGTTTGCCCCGCCGGAAACCGCCACGCGCCTGCTCGCCGCGCTGGGCGACGAGTTTGCCGTGGTCGAGAACCCCTCGCATGTGTTTCCGCCGTATGAATTGTATCCGCTGGCCCCGGCGCGCCGGACCGTCCGGGATACGCTTGCGGCGGCCGTGATGGACATGGACGGGACGACGACGACGACAGAGCCGTTGTGCATCAATGCGTTGCAAACGATGGTGGGGCGGATCAGCGGCCGGGACACGGACCCGGGGTGGCCGGGGCTCGATCCGGAACGGGATTATCCCCACATTATCGGCAACAGCACAACGCGCCATGTGGAGTACCTGCTCCGCGCGTATGCTTCGACCATCGACCCGGCGTGTTTCATGCGCGCGCTGGTGCACGCGGCGGCGTGGACGGTTGGGTTCTCGCGCGACGCCTCGCGGCGCCACGATCTGGACACGATGCTGACCGTGCTCGGCATAGCATCGTTGAAATCCGATCCCCGCTTTGTGGCGTTGTCGGAAGTAGAGCGGCACAACGGGCCGGACGCCCGGGCGGCGCTGTCGGCGCTGGCCGGCGAGCTTGCCGGGTATTATCCGGCGTCGGACTTCGCGCGGCTGACACGCGCGAGCGTGGAGATCTACTACCAGCGCTACCACGAATTGCTCGGCGCCGTGGCCGCGGCGGACGGCAAGCCCCTGCCCGCCTGGCTGAACCCGCCGGAAGGCGGCGTGCTGATCCAGCCCATGCCGGGCATTGGGGAATTCCTCGCGCTGATTACAGGCCTGCTCGGCGCGGAGGCGTCGCGCCTGGCGCCGCAGTTGCATGAAGCGCTGGGCGCCGGCGGGCTCACCGCCGACGCGCCCGACAAAACGTTGCGCCAACTTGGGGAGCATTTCGCGAAGCGCCCCGCGAAGGTGGCGCTCGTGACGTCGTCCATCGCGTACGAGGCCGGCATTGTGCTGCATGAAGTCTTTCGACAGCTCCATGCCGAATGCGCGTCCTGGGGTCTGAGCGACAACGTGACCGAACGGGTGCGCGCGCGGTTGGAAACCCCGGAGGTTTTCTACGACGCCATTGTCACGGCGTCGGATTCGTGCGAGATCCGCCTGAAGCCGCACCGCGATCTGTATTCGATCGCGCTCGGCCGTATTGGCCTGAATCCGGAGGAGTTTGGGAACGTGGCGGGATTCGAGGACAGCGAATCCGGCACGATCGCCATTCGCGCGGCGGGAATATCGGTGTGCTGTGCGCTGCCGTTTCACCTGACATCGGGGCATGGCTTTCAGGCCGCGAGCCATACGTGTCCCGGGGGTTTGCCGGAGGTTATGCTCCGGGAGCGCTGCTTCCTGCCGTAG
- a CDS encoding right-handed parallel beta-helix repeat-containing protein, producing the protein MFFSLLLVSVGLLGGNPEVNADFAVSPGGDDANAGTLEAPFATLEAVQKAVRARIADAPRQNVTVVLREGTYTLAEPLRFGPEDGGTDKRRVTYRAYPGESVVFSGGRAITGWEKQAGNRWSVTLPEAVAGEWRFRDLYADGERLSRGRFPNYPELMRVAGVSEDLTGIVLNTSPGVENLAGASAELVMYQNWSISRVIVASSNDRTLKMANPMGWVGHGDYTSASTNKPAYLENALAFVDAPGEWYLDYASGLLTYQAAEGEDPNTREFIAPYSDQLIAVEGAPENPVRNLHFEGITFEHSRWDLPEFGYLGIQAGHYGTRIEEPTFVLPAAILFLYAEDCTVNRCAVRHTGSGGIAFGAGARGNRVERCTLADIGGNGIMVGWRGVGSMTPQSPDEDRHLSADWSRPEDVPLDNVITGNLIERCGAVNHGCVGIFDAFAKRTEITQNLVRDMPYTGISSGFRWNETETSQRETLIAHNHVHDVMKMLADGGALYTLGFQPGARIIGNVFHGVHRSAFAHGGAPNNGIFFDQGSKGFHVERNTIYDTSGDAIRFNQTNKENMTWEANQFGIGAE; encoded by the coding sequence ATGTTTTTTTCTCTGCTCCTGGTATCGGTCGGGCTTCTTGGCGGGAATCCCGAAGTGAACGCCGACTTCGCCGTTTCGCCCGGAGGGGACGACGCCAATGCGGGCACGCTCGAAGCGCCCTTCGCCACGCTCGAAGCCGTGCAAAAGGCCGTGCGCGCGCGGATTGCGGACGCCCCGCGCCAGAATGTTACGGTTGTCCTGCGCGAAGGAACCTACACGCTCGCGGAACCGCTGCGCTTCGGTCCCGAAGATGGTGGCACGGACAAGCGGCGCGTCACCTACCGCGCGTATCCGGGGGAGTCGGTCGTTTTTTCGGGCGGGCGCGCCATCACCGGTTGGGAGAAACAGGCGGGGAACCGTTGGAGCGTGACGCTGCCCGAGGCGGTCGCGGGCGAATGGCGTTTTCGCGACTTGTACGCCGATGGCGAGCGCCTTTCCCGGGGGCGCTTTCCCAACTACCCTGAATTGATGCGCGTGGCCGGCGTTTCTGAGGATCTGACCGGCATCGTGCTGAACACGTCGCCCGGCGTCGAGAATCTGGCCGGCGCCAGCGCCGAGCTCGTCATGTACCAGAATTGGTCCATCTCCCGGGTCATCGTAGCGTCCTCAAATGACCGCACCCTCAAAATGGCGAACCCCATGGGCTGGGTGGGGCACGGGGATTACACCAGCGCCAGCACCAACAAGCCGGCATACCTCGAAAATGCCCTCGCGTTTGTCGACGCGCCCGGCGAGTGGTATCTCGACTACGCCTCGGGTCTCTTAACCTACCAGGCCGCCGAGGGCGAAGACCCCAACACCCGCGAATTCATCGCCCCGTATTCGGATCAGTTGATTGCCGTCGAAGGGGCTCCGGAGAATCCGGTGCGAAACCTCCACTTCGAGGGGATCACGTTTGAGCACAGCCGCTGGGACTTGCCGGAGTTCGGATACCTCGGCATCCAGGCGGGGCACTACGGCACCCGCATTGAGGAGCCCACCTTCGTGCTGCCCGCGGCCATCCTTTTCCTCTACGCGGAGGACTGCACGGTAAACCGTTGCGCGGTGCGCCATACCGGCTCGGGTGGGATCGCATTCGGCGCGGGCGCGCGCGGCAATCGCGTGGAGCGATGCACCCTGGCCGACATCGGTGGCAACGGGATTATGGTGGGATGGCGCGGCGTCGGGAGCATGACGCCGCAGTCCCCGGACGAAGACCGCCATCTTTCGGCGGACTGGAGCCGCCCCGAGGACGTGCCGCTGGACAACGTCATCACCGGGAACCTGATCGAACGGTGCGGCGCCGTGAATCACGGTTGCGTTGGCATCTTCGACGCCTTCGCCAAGCGTACCGAAATCACCCAGAATCTGGTTCGCGACATGCCCTACACCGGCATCTCCTCCGGTTTCCGCTGGAACGAAACGGAAACCAGCCAGCGCGAGACCCTGATAGCCCACAACCACGTGCACGACGTCATGAAAATGCTCGCCGACGGCGGCGCGCTCTACACCCTCGGCTTCCAGCCGGGCGCGCGCATCATCGGCAACGTCTTCCACGGCGTGCACCGCAGCGCTTTCGCCCACGGCGGCGCACCGAACAACGGCATCTTCTTCGATCAGGGCAGCAAGGGCTTTCACGTCGAGCGGAACACGATCTACGACACCAGCGGCGACGCCATTCGCTTCAATCAGACCAACAAGGAGAACATGACCTGGGAAGCCAATCAATTCGGAATCGGCGCCGAATAA
- a CDS encoding glycoside hydrolase family 88 protein produces the protein MQIDNSLSAGDLSTKLSQFFALAGPKLIELDQSWDPAAGSPVFTEAGRYTSRGWTEWTQGFQYGCLVLQYDATNDSRYLDLAIKRIHDHMAPHVSHTGVHDHGFNNLSTYGNVLRLADEGRIPLDSDARAFYALAIKVSGAVQAARWSRIADGTGYIHSFNGPHSLFSDTIRSCRILMRAHQLGHVLMGEGDTKISLCRRALEHIQSTHRYNVYYGQGRDHYDVRGRVVHESIFNMSDGQYRCPSTQQGYSPFSTWTRGLAWVLLGAAEELELLPHLDDADLDGLGGRAAVEAMLREMAAATVEFYIANTTLDGIPFWDTGAPGLAEIPSYRDQVSNPHNSHEPVDSSAAAISAQGLLRLGRALGLDSEPGRAFWQAGLTVAQTLLSAPYLSEDPAHQGLLLHSVYHRPNGWDYIPQGQVVPCGESSMWGDYHAMELAVYLQRIVDDAPYLTFFGPVA, from the coding sequence ATGCAAATTGACAACAGCCTCTCTGCGGGCGATCTTTCCACGAAACTGAGCCAGTTTTTTGCCCTGGCCGGCCCGAAACTTATCGAACTGGACCAGAGCTGGGATCCGGCGGCGGGTTCTCCAGTGTTTACCGAAGCGGGCCGCTACACGAGCCGCGGCTGGACCGAGTGGACGCAGGGTTTCCAGTACGGCTGCCTGGTGCTGCAGTACGACGCGACGAATGACTCGCGCTATCTGGACCTCGCAATAAAACGCATTCACGACCACATGGCGCCGCACGTGAGCCACACGGGCGTGCACGATCACGGCTTCAACAACCTTTCGACCTACGGCAATGTGCTCCGCCTCGCGGACGAGGGGCGGATACCCCTGGACAGCGACGCGCGGGCGTTCTACGCGCTGGCGATCAAGGTCTCCGGGGCGGTGCAGGCGGCGCGCTGGTCGCGCATCGCGGACGGCACGGGATATATCCACAGCTTCAACGGCCCGCACTCCCTGTTCAGCGACACGATCCGTTCCTGCCGTATTCTCATGCGCGCGCACCAGCTCGGGCATGTGCTGATGGGCGAGGGCGACACGAAGATTTCGTTGTGCCGGCGCGCGCTGGAACACATCCAGAGCACACACCGCTACAACGTCTACTACGGGCAGGGGCGGGACCACTATGATGTCCGGGGGCGCGTCGTGCACGAGAGCATATTCAACATGAGCGACGGCCAGTACCGCTGCCCGAGCACGCAGCAGGGGTATTCGCCGTTCAGCACGTGGACGCGCGGCCTGGCGTGGGTGCTGCTGGGCGCGGCGGAGGAACTGGAGCTTCTCCCCCACCTCGACGACGCGGATCTCGACGGGCTCGGCGGCCGCGCGGCGGTGGAGGCGATGTTGCGGGAGATGGCGGCGGCGACGGTGGAATTCTACATTGCAAATACGACGCTCGACGGCATTCCGTTCTGGGACACGGGCGCGCCGGGGCTGGCGGAGATCCCGTCGTACCGGGACCAAGTCTCCAATCCGCACAACTCCCACGAGCCCGTGGACAGTTCAGCGGCGGCCATCTCGGCGCAGGGCCTGCTCCGGCTCGGGCGCGCGCTGGGCTTGGACTCCGAGCCGGGCCGGGCCTTCTGGCAGGCGGGGCTGACGGTGGCGCAAACGCTGCTGAGCGCGCCGTACCTCTCCGAAGACCCGGCGCACCAGGGGCTACTGCTGCATTCGGTGTATCACCGCCCGAACGGCTGGGACTATATTCCCCAGGGCCAGGTCGTTCCGTGCGGCGAGTCGTCCATGTGGGGCGATTACCACGCGATGGAGCTGGCGGTTTATCTCCAGCGCATCGTTGATGACGCGCCTTACCTGACCTTCTTCGGGCCGGTCGCATAG
- a CDS encoding Gfo/Idh/MocA family oxidoreductase has translation MNTHTIGIIMNGVTGRMGTNQHLVRSILAIREEGGLKVGDDTVILPDPVLVGRNANKLAALAESCGGLRWSTDLASLLTDVNYPLYFDAQVTQRRFPDVKAAIAAGKHVYCEKPCAESTAQALELFRLAEAAGVKHGVVQDKLWLPGFLKLKHLIDTGFFGEILSVRGEFGYWVFTGEDQPAQRPSWNYRKEDGGGIIVDMLCHWRYLIDNLFGNVTSVSCLGATHIPTRYDEQGKPYNCTSDDAAYATFVTDRNIVCHFNSSWCVRVRRDDLVTLQVDGTKGSAVAGLRECVTQHAANTPKPVWNPDIANPIDFNAGWTPVPTNRIYDNAFKAQWALFLRHLVLDEPFPWGLKEGAKGVQLAELGLKSWAERRWLDVEAL, from the coding sequence ATGAATACGCACACCATCGGCATTATCATGAACGGCGTCACGGGACGCATGGGCACGAATCAGCACCTGGTGCGTTCCATACTCGCGATCCGCGAAGAGGGCGGGCTCAAGGTGGGCGACGACACCGTTATCCTGCCCGATCCCGTTCTCGTGGGGCGCAACGCGAACAAGCTCGCTGCACTGGCCGAGTCCTGCGGCGGGCTCCGCTGGTCGACCGATCTGGCGAGCCTGCTAACGGACGTGAATTATCCCCTCTATTTCGACGCGCAGGTCACCCAGCGGCGTTTTCCCGACGTGAAGGCGGCGATTGCGGCCGGCAAGCACGTCTATTGCGAGAAGCCGTGTGCGGAAAGCACGGCGCAGGCGCTCGAGCTTTTCCGGCTCGCGGAGGCGGCGGGCGTGAAGCACGGGGTCGTGCAGGACAAGCTGTGGCTGCCGGGCTTTCTGAAGTTGAAGCACCTGATCGACACGGGGTTCTTCGGGGAGATCCTCTCGGTGCGCGGCGAGTTCGGCTATTGGGTCTTCACCGGCGAAGACCAGCCCGCGCAGCGCCCCTCGTGGAACTACCGCAAGGAAGATGGCGGCGGAATTATCGTGGACATGCTCTGCCACTGGCGCTATCTGATCGACAACCTCTTCGGGAACGTAACGAGCGTATCGTGCCTGGGCGCGACACACATCCCCACGCGCTATGACGAGCAGGGCAAGCCCTACAACTGCACGTCGGACGACGCGGCCTACGCGACGTTTGTGACGGACCGCAACATCGTGTGCCACTTCAACTCCTCGTGGTGCGTTCGCGTCCGGCGCGACGACCTCGTGACGCTTCAGGTCGATGGCACGAAGGGCTCCGCCGTGGCGGGGCTGCGCGAGTGCGTCACGCAGCACGCGGCGAATACGCCCAAGCCCGTGTGGAACCCGGATATCGCCAACCCGATCGACTTCAACGCGGGGTGGACCCCGGTCCCGACGAACCGCATCTACGACAACGCGTTCAAGGCGCAGTGGGCGCTGTTCCTGCGGCACCTGGTGCTCGACGAGCCGTTCCCGTGGGGCCTGAAGGAAGGCGCGAAAGGCGTGCAGCTTGCGGAGCTGGGGCTGAAGAGTTGGGCGGAGCGGCGCTGGCTGGATGTGGAAGCGCTGTAG
- a CDS encoding 3-ketoacyl-ACP reductase, producing MKKVALITGASRGIGRGIALTLARHGYDIAGVATNPDPADTTSGLYEVKARVEDLGQSLCPIRGDVANLDDHPRILREALDAFGQLDVLVNNAGVSLAKRFDILETTPESYDRVMGINLRGAFFLTQTVANHLVAHPNKGAAITPAIIFITSISATAASVNRAEYCISKMGGTMAAQLYAVRLADHGINVFEIQPGVIRSDMTAGVTEKYDSLIEGGLLLQKRWGTPEDVGKAVAALAEGYFDYATGSVIEVGGGFGVRRL from the coding sequence ATGAAAAAAGTTGCTCTTATTACCGGCGCAAGCCGCGGGATTGGCCGGGGCATCGCGCTGACGCTTGCCCGGCACGGATACGACATTGCGGGCGTGGCCACGAACCCGGATCCGGCGGACACGACTTCGGGCCTCTACGAGGTGAAGGCGCGCGTCGAGGATCTGGGCCAGTCCCTCTGCCCGATCCGCGGGGACGTGGCGAATCTGGACGATCATCCCCGCATCCTGCGGGAGGCGCTGGACGCATTCGGGCAGTTGGACGTGCTGGTGAACAATGCGGGGGTCTCGTTGGCGAAACGATTCGACATCTTGGAGACGACGCCCGAGAGTTATGATCGCGTGATGGGCATCAACCTGCGGGGCGCCTTTTTCCTGACGCAGACGGTGGCCAACCACCTGGTGGCGCACCCGAATAAGGGCGCCGCGATCACGCCGGCGATTATTTTCATCACAAGCATCTCGGCGACGGCGGCGAGCGTGAACCGGGCCGAGTATTGCATCAGCAAGATGGGCGGGACGATGGCGGCGCAGCTGTATGCGGTCCGGCTCGCGGATCACGGGATCAACGTGTTTGAAATTCAGCCGGGCGTCATCCGATCGGACATGACGGCGGGGGTCACGGAGAAGTACGACAGCCTCATTGAAGGAGGTTTACTCCTTCAGAAGCGCTGGGGCACGCCGGAGGATGTGGGCAAAGCGGTGGCGGCGCTTGCCGAGGGGTATTTTGATTACGCGACGGGGTCGGTGATCGAGGTGGGCGGCGGCTTTGGCGTGCGGCGGCTGTAG
- a CDS encoding glycosyltransferase family 39 protein — protein sequence MNKNGRKTGRIVAISGILAAFASMVISRAVQVELSIDIAPRDGGGLVARWEGGEVALEAIDAAYAPHRFAADVTAPPGGELDGGFQVIAMASPDSVALDPPEAWAAVHTFFYLTGAARPATLALSGWGIGPRAYLSFETDLMSGSALVRDGSGESRTLDLKSEGRGRVVAPLAPLERLQRYGGRIPARALASLQFVAPDGGPLDVRRLVVNGPAPHTFLTPDGPPRAPVGLVTRSWEPDIVPGGLALPDASYPGTRAAHWFPVIFALLVALGFAGRALYRSGPQLLAALARGTEHDYLAGPYPWRRLAALWGGTFLVWFIFLVAFYPGTLNVDSLQQWEQSATFQFEPQHPPFYAWLMWLARHLWDSPDAVALPQVFIGAGLVAFAANLLWQAGVPRAAVLAAWALMTCSPKNLTSIIALIKDTPYALCMFAGCLCIAWIALRGGRARWMPWALLGFAFGAATLFRHNGPLMAAGTLPFLALFLHRQWRRLLICIAVMLSTVMLARVAVLNRIPIAETDGGLHDLLAAHTAILLDRDVPMSNAEYEFLARVRDLEDRWAYDKRRVAATTMPFLNGVYHRAEAKSLRGQLDRYYLSLVARNPLTAARYFWDRSAYLSIPWTTSVPMETYFLGITRNGLGLSNFQVFLDIPDQLEAALAWTAAPGRQWLFWRPALPLYLILIACAVLALRTRNSAWLIVYIPFLVNTATIALAAISQASRYHFPLTLAAAFLIALALLPPIPREAGRPA from the coding sequence GTGAATAAGAACGGTCGCAAAACGGGGCGAATCGTCGCTATTTCAGGCATACTTGCGGCCTTTGCAAGCATGGTGATTTCCCGCGCCGTACAGGTTGAGCTCAGTATCGACATCGCCCCCCGCGATGGCGGGGGGCTCGTCGCGCGGTGGGAGGGGGGGGAGGTCGCACTGGAGGCCATTGATGCCGCCTACGCGCCGCACCGTTTTGCCGCCGATGTCACCGCCCCACCGGGCGGCGAACTCGACGGCGGCTTTCAGGTAATCGCCATGGCCTCGCCCGATTCCGTCGCGCTGGACCCGCCCGAGGCCTGGGCCGCCGTGCACACCTTCTTCTATCTCACCGGCGCCGCGCGCCCCGCCACCCTGGCCCTCTCCGGCTGGGGCATCGGGCCGCGCGCCTACCTCTCCTTCGAAACCGACCTGATGTCCGGCTCGGCGCTCGTGCGCGACGGATCCGGGGAGTCCCGCACCCTGGATCTCAAATCCGAGGGGCGCGGAAGGGTGGTCGCGCCGCTCGCGCCCCTGGAACGCCTCCAACGCTACGGCGGACGCATCCCCGCGCGCGCACTCGCAAGCCTGCAATTCGTGGCGCCCGATGGCGGGCCCCTGGATGTCCGCCGCCTCGTGGTGAACGGCCCCGCACCCCATACCTTCCTCACCCCGGATGGACCGCCCCGCGCGCCCGTGGGACTGGTGACGCGTTCCTGGGAGCCGGATATCGTGCCCGGCGGCCTCGCCCTGCCGGACGCGTCTTACCCCGGGACGCGCGCCGCGCACTGGTTTCCCGTGATCTTTGCGCTGCTTGTCGCGCTTGGATTCGCCGGCCGCGCGCTGTACCGATCCGGACCCCAGCTGCTCGCCGCCCTCGCGCGGGGCACGGAGCACGATTACCTGGCCGGCCCCTACCCGTGGCGCCGACTCGCCGCGCTCTGGGGCGGGACCTTCCTGGTCTGGTTTATCTTTCTCGTGGCCTTCTACCCCGGCACGCTGAACGTCGATTCGCTCCAGCAGTGGGAACAGTCCGCCACCTTCCAGTTTGAGCCGCAGCACCCGCCCTTCTACGCCTGGCTCATGTGGCTCGCGCGCCACCTCTGGGATTCCCCCGACGCCGTCGCGTTGCCGCAGGTGTTCATCGGCGCCGGCCTCGTCGCGTTCGCCGCCAACCTCCTCTGGCAGGCCGGGGTCCCGCGCGCCGCCGTGCTCGCCGCCTGGGCCCTCATGACCTGCTCCCCGAAAAACCTCACCAGCATAATCGCGCTCATCAAGGACACGCCCTACGCCCTCTGCATGTTCGCCGGATGCCTCTGTATCGCCTGGATCGCGCTCCGCGGCGGGCGCGCGCGATGGATGCCCTGGGCCCTGCTCGGCTTCGCCTTCGGCGCCGCCACACTCTTCCGCCACAATGGCCCCCTCATGGCCGCCGGCACGCTCCCTTTCCTCGCCCTTTTCCTGCACCGGCAGTGGCGCCGCCTCCTGATCTGCATTGCGGTCATGCTCTCCACCGTCATGCTCGCGCGCGTCGCCGTCCTCAACCGCATCCCCATCGCCGAAACCGACGGCGGCCTTCACGACCTCCTCGCCGCGCACACCGCCATCCTGCTCGATCGCGACGTCCCCATGTCCAATGCGGAGTACGAGTTCCTGGCCCGTGTCCGCGACCTTGAAGACCGCTGGGCCTACGACAAGCGCCGCGTCGCCGCCACCACGATGCCCTTCCTAAATGGCGTTTACCACCGCGCCGAGGCAAAATCGCTACGCGGCCAACTCGACCGGTATTACCTGTCGCTGGTCGCACGCAACCCCCTCACCGCGGCCCGGTACTTCTGGGACCGAAGCGCCTACCTCAGTATTCCGTGGACCACCAGTGTGCCCATGGAGACCTACTTCCTCGGCATAACGCGCAACGGTCTCGGGCTCTCCAACTTCCAGGTTTTCCTCGACATCCCGGACCAACTCGAAGCCGCCCTCGCCTGGACCGCCGCCCCCGGCAGGCAATGGCTCTTCTGGCGGCCCGCCCTGCCCCTCTATCTCATCCTGATCGCGTGCGCAGTTCTCGCCCTTCGCACCCGAAACTCCGCCTGGCTCATCGTCTATATACCCTTTCTCGTGAACACCGCCACCATTGCCCTCGCCGCCATCTCCCAGGCCTCCCGCTACCACTTTCCCCTCACTTTGGCCGCCGCCTTCCTCATCGCCCTCGCGCTCCTGCCCCCAATACCCCGGGAGGCTGGGCGTCCTGCCTGA
- a CDS encoding flippase-like domain-containing protein encodes MRRPAPGRASAAFTLAGIVLGAVLLAFFFHHSPVPWSEMLETLRPLKPWGLVLVFATTALHCLLTAWKWRFVTRLTAVGADLGLGYYHYTALIALFAQVLPVQIAVMAGRSIALRIHHRVPVRRAAAGALHDQAFDILVPLVVLPPALLYFLGKIGGAGAALTSLALLIAGGIAFAALGGAMLPRAARALSVLARLLPPAGGGGGSFARLYEPRALAAIYALSAARFLNLVLRAWLVAWSVGLDIGLDVMLYCYALVTCALVLGFVPGALGVIEWGWVATLSAFGADAPAAFQYAIASRLIVVAALVALNLTNALAVPIYRGLCAWIRRRSDS; translated from the coding sequence ATGCGTAGGCCCGCGCCCGGCCGGGCTTCGGCGGCATTCACGCTGGCGGGGATCGTGCTGGGCGCCGTCTTGCTTGCGTTCTTCTTCCACCATTCGCCCGTGCCCTGGTCCGAAATGTTGGAGACCCTCCGCCCCCTTAAGCCCTGGGGGCTCGTACTCGTTTTCGCCACCACCGCGCTCCACTGTCTGCTGACCGCATGGAAGTGGCGTTTTGTCACGCGCCTCACTGCTGTCGGCGCGGATCTCGGCCTGGGTTACTACCACTACACGGCCCTTATCGCGTTGTTCGCGCAAGTGCTGCCCGTGCAGATCGCCGTAATGGCCGGCCGAAGTATCGCATTACGCATTCACCACCGGGTGCCGGTCCGCCGTGCCGCCGCCGGCGCCCTCCACGACCAGGCATTCGATATTCTCGTTCCCCTGGTTGTACTGCCACCCGCGCTCCTCTACTTCCTCGGAAAGATTGGCGGCGCCGGGGCCGCGCTAACCTCGCTCGCCCTGCTCATTGCCGGGGGCATCGCGTTCGCCGCATTGGGCGGAGCCATGTTGCCACGCGCCGCGCGGGCGCTTTCCGTTCTGGCGCGCCTGCTCCCCCCGGCGGGCGGAGGCGGCGGCAGTTTCGCCCGCCTCTACGAACCCCGCGCGCTCGCGGCGATCTACGCCCTGTCCGCCGCCCGATTCCTCAACCTCGTGCTGCGCGCCTGGCTCGTCGCGTGGTCGGTGGGTCTCGATATCGGGCTGGACGTCATGCTGTACTGCTACGCCCTGGTCACCTGCGCCCTAGTCCTGGGATTCGTACCCGGAGCATTGGGCGTGATAGAGTGGGGGTGGGTAGCTACACTATCCGCCTTTGGCGCGGATGCTCCGGCCGCGTTTCAGTACGCGATCGCCAGCCGCCTTATCGTCGTTGCGGCGCTTGTGGCCTTAAACTTGACCAATGCCCTGGCCGTACCGATTTACCGAGGCCTTTGCGCCTGGATTAGACGTCGAAGTGACTCGTAG
- a CDS encoding sulfotransferase domain-containing protein translates to MGHGRLPNFLYIGVARAGSTWLYQILREHPQIFVPAAKDIYFFDRHYDKGLDWYRGFFDGAAGARAVGELSHDYYESPLVAGRIAGAIPAVKLICCLRDPREYVLSNYQYSRTTHIGPDVSLAEFCARPDTIHRVDYYGNLKAFFDRFPREQIRVLFYDDLRADPLAFAKSVYTFLEVDPEFVAPSTFQRVNPTRTARHEPLAQLVYRAAQAARRAGLANAVGWLKHNRLINRVLYAPGAHSVAMPPARLPDDLVRELRAGLADLEQLLDRTLPEAWYA, encoded by the coding sequence ATGGGCCATGGAAGGCTTCCGAACTTCCTGTATATCGGGGTCGCCCGGGCGGGTTCGACCTGGCTCTACCAAATACTGCGGGAACACCCGCAGATCTTCGTGCCCGCGGCAAAAGACATCTATTTCTTCGACCGCCATTACGACAAGGGCCTCGACTGGTACCGGGGATTTTTCGACGGCGCGGCGGGCGCGCGGGCGGTGGGGGAGCTCTCGCACGATTACTACGAATCGCCTCTCGTGGCCGGGCGGATCGCGGGTGCGATCCCGGCGGTGAAGTTGATCTGCTGCTTGCGGGATCCCCGGGAGTACGTGTTGTCGAACTATCAGTATTCCCGGACGACCCATATCGGACCCGATGTGTCGTTGGCGGAATTTTGCGCCCGACCCGACACCATACATCGGGTGGATTACTACGGAAATCTGAAAGCGTTTTTTGACCGATTCCCACGGGAGCAGATTCGGGTGCTGTTCTACGACGACTTGCGCGCGGACCCGCTCGCCTTTGCGAAATCGGTGTATACTTTTCTTGAAGTCGACCCCGAGTTTGTCGCTCCGAGCACATTTCAACGCGTGAACCCGACACGCACCGCCCGCCATGAACCGCTGGCCCAGCTGGTCTACCGGGCGGCCCAGGCGGCGCGGCGGGCCGGCCTGGCGAACGCGGTTGGGTGGCTCAAGCACAACCGCCTGATAAACCGCGTGCTGTACGCGCCGGGGGCGCATTCGGTGGCGATGCCGCCAGCGCGCCTGCCCGATGATCTCGTACGGGAGTTGCGGGCGGGACTTGCCGATCTGGAGCAATTGCTGGATCGCACTTTGCCGGAGGCGTGGTATGCGTAG